Proteins from a genomic interval of Arachis hypogaea cultivar Tifrunner chromosome 10, arahy.Tifrunner.gnm2.J5K5, whole genome shotgun sequence:
- the LOC112718397 gene encoding protein MAIN-LIKE 2-like: MDFERYVEGGRPAWTWFQELLGVMPPSDYIDKFTVKCTWMQQTFTHLPEGADEETVWRYARAYIMMLLSTQLFDDKSGTRMHIRWLSYVARLEDMGSYSWGSAALSWLYRCLCHVANKNVVKLEGPLQLLQSWIFWRFLGFRPDGFDSFHWPLASRYGY, translated from the coding sequence ATGGACTTCGAGCGGTATGTTGAAGGAGGCCGGCCGGCATGGACTTGGTTTCAGGAGTTGTTGGGTGTGATGCCGCCATCAGATTACATCGACAAGTTTACCGTGAAGTGCACTTGGATGCAGCAGACGTTCACTCACCTTCCAGAGGGGGCAGATGAGGAGACAGTTTGGAGGTATGCTAGAGCGTACATTATGATGCTACTATCGACGCAGCTCTTCGACGACAAGTCCGGTACTCGTATGCATATCAGGTGGCTTTCGTACGTGGCGAGGTTAGAGGACATGGGCAGTTATAGCTGGGGATCTGCCGCTCTGTCTTGGTTATACAGGTGCCTATGCCATGTAGCTAACAAGAACGTAGTTAAGTTGGAAGGACCTCTACAGCTCCTCCAGTCATGGATCTTCTGGAGGTTCCTGGGTTTTAGGCCCGATGGGTTTGACTCCTTTCACTGGCCGTTGGCCTCGAGGTATGGATATTGA